A single region of the Changchengzhania lutea genome encodes:
- a CDS encoding exonuclease domain-containing protein, with product MYAILDIETTGGKYNEEGITEIAIYKFDGHEIVDQFISLVNPERDIQPFVINLTGINSGMLRHAPKFYEVAKRIVEITEDCIIVAHNAQFDYRILGTEFRRLGFEFKRKSLCTVELAKELIPDQTSYSLGKLVRSLGIPVTDRHRASGDALATVKLFKMLLDKDTNKSIIQQSVRLNPKHQLEPRHLDIMDGLPSTTGVYYIHRADGKIIYVGKSSNIKKRINQHFTNTNQKSKKIQSQVTAVTYESTGSELVALLKESEEIKSLKPIFNRALRRTVFTHALYSFKDENNYINLKIDLADGRKKPITTFSNKQSAKSFLMRAVEDYKLCQKLTGLHPTNSTCFNYEIKQCEGACIEAEAFETYNKRVESLIAKNSYSNKNMVIVDRGREIDERSAILIEDGVFKGLGFFNLNYQIINIEVLESLITPMKNNRDTQHIIQSYLRRNKRLKTIELHHR from the coding sequence TTGTACGCCATATTAGACATAGAAACAACCGGAGGAAAGTATAATGAAGAGGGCATTACTGAGATAGCCATCTATAAGTTTGACGGCCATGAGATCGTAGATCAATTCATTAGCCTTGTCAATCCAGAACGGGATATTCAGCCCTTTGTGATTAATTTAACAGGAATAAATAGCGGCATGCTAAGGCATGCTCCTAAATTTTATGAAGTTGCTAAACGGATTGTAGAAATTACCGAGGACTGTATTATTGTGGCACATAATGCTCAATTTGATTATCGTATTCTAGGGACTGAATTCAGACGCCTTGGTTTCGAATTCAAGCGAAAATCCTTATGCACAGTGGAGTTAGCAAAAGAATTAATTCCAGATCAAACTTCCTATAGTTTAGGCAAATTGGTGCGCTCGCTGGGAATTCCTGTCACCGATAGACATCGTGCTTCAGGTGATGCTCTAGCTACGGTTAAGCTATTTAAAATGCTTTTAGACAAAGACACTAACAAATCCATTATACAGCAATCTGTTAGATTAAACCCTAAGCATCAATTAGAACCCAGACATTTGGATATTATGGACGGGCTCCCAAGCACCACTGGTGTGTATTATATTCATAGAGCAGATGGTAAAATCATTTATGTTGGAAAAAGTAGCAATATCAAGAAGCGTATCAATCAACATTTTACCAATACCAATCAGAAATCAAAAAAAATTCAATCTCAAGTAACAGCGGTAACCTATGAATCTACAGGAAGTGAACTCGTTGCGCTATTAAAGGAAAGTGAAGAGATAAAGAGCCTTAAACCTATATTTAACAGGGCGTTACGAAGAACCGTATTTACGCATGCACTTTATAGTTTTAAAGATGAAAACAATTACATCAACTTAAAAATTGATTTGGCAGATGGTAGAAAAAAACCGATAACCACATTTAGCAACAAGCAAAGTGCTAAAAGTTTCCTAATGCGGGCTGTTGAGGATTATAAACTCTGTCAGAAATTAACAGGGTTGCATCCTACAAATTCAACCTGTTTTAATTATGAAATTAAACAATGTGAAGGTGCCTGTATAGAGGCTGAAGCATTTGAAACTTACAATAAACGCGTAGAATCACTAATTGCAAAAAATAGTTATTCAAACAAGAATATGGTTATTGTAGATAGAGGAAGGGAAATTGATGAGCGCAGTGCTATTCTTATTGAAGATGGTGTTTTTAAAGGCTTAGGCTTTTTTAATCTCAATTATCAAATAATAAATATAGAGGTTTTAGAGTCTTTGATTACACCCATGAAAAACAATAGGGATACCCAACATATTATCCAGAGTTATTTAAGACGAAATAAACGCCTCAAAACAATTGAATTGCATCATCGCTAA